Proteins encoded together in one Myotis daubentonii chromosome 17, mMyoDau2.1, whole genome shotgun sequence window:
- the LOC132220141 gene encoding maestro heat-like repeat family member 5, translating to MALLQLMVHGELPSSEIGEILDEAHSSPPWEEVLVNRIKAMSVTEKSLVLEAVCQCLQEQNQRVLQEEASAIQEFLASLKLDLKQPLEKFYGLMLRESPSEDVVRKHLTGLLELSHKTASQREGIALAVGIAAATHMELAWAILEDVGCTKFLKSPHRNSASQERHANAHLHCRWLGSTSLLCYGQMAMQSRKQILPWVDNIASRMVYYYSCSCYVSAAAGGSVRRRHPVLAAAPRQLLTGRWPTVHGQDHTLKKSFLSAAVMLMKALKRESSTQGYKFTQTAELIHCLLSALQKEPDHLVTPYRQKIILVIAGLRTLFVPRLSSSLRPSLTPMVKSTILQTCFQKLYQLPPMEVLKSCCPALKSDPMVTAQPGASPSLGVLYQKAMQALNLLLQTFVSENKSMDEVCFLLQHTEPWLMSDRSHERRRAVHTIFLLLKCLVNYVKLTEEAKPSMLGHQLGLLMLLWRDSEEFTKSHARLCVCLLLQLLVQQKESLTEFMYLNKMKNFEERGHRESDAKFHYLVQAIDDHLTVAQHTQLILTLLRALSNHKHMDGDLASHLLLMVFEDHSIKPEQVAEILQGLFQELPAISFKSAQEKVLKAVRVLGTQHTQGTVEVLLTLCQPSERQVAPLWKALATNSQLGRKVMTLLYIKLKLRPPQLLIRLSEQAELMSMLALGTIYELLYIREYRAIVHWAFAGILLGLLTQLHYLYELGVVETILEPQEDILDMKPLGPCSMCVEALKGLFWTTNYWEVFAYLKLLRGWELFGRAETYTEGVILLARAMAHCDCEVQAVLGQAVICLKSSEERDNIVAILIITEFLTSQELTLYMSRKIMNKFLTLGLHNPNQLVRALSLTGLSSVLMQPKKVRLLRTRMLGLVESFQKPETKDLLGLMEIVGDTLHRMGPQGIGACSLKLARHLRRLFENEQEEVRGGAILLFGEVIYSGGRKYQQALQGHAFQSLVPLLFHLADACPQVVMKTKSTFLRCAILLKWEFRKQLFSKLAWGRGLSAESDIFMCMMESNFSSCHQFLLQASPYLHSPHRNLKLTAMKFIGGILEDYFTNLCFYLKKGEMKLFQTQFEVLKQEQDSASRRFYRHFLQEVVELSRYVSQ from the exons ATGGCCCTGCTGCAGCTAATGGTCCACGGGG AACTCCCCAGCTCGGAGATCGGGGAGATCCTGGACGAGGCCCACAGCAGTCCGCCCTGGGAAGAGGTGCTGGTCAACAGGATCAAGGCCATGTCGGTGACGGAGAAGAGCCTGGTGCTGGAGGCCGTGTGCCAGTGCCTGCAGGAGCAGAACCAG CGCGTCCTGCAGGAGGAGGCCTCGGCCATCCAGGAGTTCCTGGCGTCCTTGAAACTGGACCTCAAGCAGCCTCTGGAGAAG TTCTACGGGCTGATGCTGAGGGAGAGCCCCAGCGAGGACGTGGTGAGGAAGCACCTGACCGGCCTCCTCGAGCTGTCCCACAAGACGGCCAGCCAGCGGGAG GGCATTGCGCTGGCCGTGGGCATCGCGGCCGCCACGCACATGGAGCTGGCGTGGGCCATTCTGGAGGACGTGGGCTGCACCAAGTTCCTCAAGTCCCCCCACAGGAACTCGGCCAGCCAGGAAAGG CACGCGAACGCCCACTTGCACTGCAGGTGGCTGGGCAGCACCTCCCTGCTGTGCTACGGGCAGATGGCCATGCAGTCCCGGAAGCAGATCCTGCCCTGGGTGGACAACATCGCCTCCAGGATGGTCTATTACTACTCGTGCAGCTGCTACGTGAGCGCGGCGGCGGGCGGGTCTGTGCGGCGCCGGCACCCGGTCCTGGCGGCCGCCCCGCGGCAGCTCCTGACCGGCCGCTGGCCCACTGTGCACGGACAGGACCACACCCTGAAGAAGAGCTTCCTGTCGGCGGCCGTCATGCTCATGAAGGCGCTCAAGCGGGAAAGCAGCACCCAGGGCTACAAGTTCACGCAGACGGCGGAGCTGATCCACTGCCTGCTG tcCGCCCTGCAGAAGGAGCCTGACCACCTGGTCACCCCCTACCGGCAAAAGATCATACTGGTCATCGCCGGGCTCAG GACCCTCTTTGTGCCGCGTCTCTCCAGCAGCCTGCGGCCCAGCCTCACGCCCATGGTCAAGTCCACCATCCTGCAGACCTGCTTCCAGAAACTGTACCAGCTGCCACCCATGGAGGTGCTGAAgagctgctgccctgccctgaaGTCAGACCCCATGGTGACTGCCCAGCCCGGGGCCAGCCCATCTCTGGGG GTGCTGTACCAGAAGGCCATGCAAGCGCTCAACCTGCTGCTGCAGACCTTCGTCTCTGAGAACAAGAGCATGGACGAGGTCTGCTTCCTCCTGCAG cacacagagccctggctgatgtCCGACAGGAGCCACGAGCGCAGGCGGGCGGTGCACACCATCTTCCTGCTGCTGAAGTGCCTGGTGAACTACGTGAAACTCAcc gaggaGGCCAAGCCCTCGATGCTGGGCCACCAGCTAGGCCTGCTGATGCTGCTGTGGAGGGACAGCGAGGAGTTCACCAAGAGCCACGCCCGCCTGTGcgtctgcctcctcctccagctgctggtCCAGCAGAAGG AGAGCCTGACGGAGttcatgtatttaaataaaatgaagaattttgaAGAAAGGGGCCACAGAGAGTCGGATGCGAAGTTCCACTATCTGGTGCAG GCCATAGACGACCACCTGACGGTGGCCCAGCACACGCAGCTCATCCTCACGCTGCTGCGCGCACTCTCCAACCACAAGCACATGGACGGCGACCTggcctcccacctgctcctcaTGGTCTTCGAGGACCACAGCATCAAGCCTGAGCAG GTGGCCGAGATCCTGCAGGGGCTGTTCCAGGAGCTGCCCGCCATCTCCTTCAAGAGTGCCCAGGAGAAGGTCCTGAAGGCGGTGAGGGTGCTGGGCACCCAGCACACCCAGGGGACCGTGGAGGTGCTGCTGACCCTGTGCCAGCCCTCGGAGAG GCAGGTGGCGCCCCTGTGGAAGGCCCTGGCCACCAACAGCCAGCTGGGCCGCAAGGTCATGACCCTGCTCTACATTAAGCTGAAGCTGCGGCCGCCCCAGCTGCTGATCAGGCTGTCAGAGCAGGCGGAGCTCATGTCCATGCTG GCTCTGGGCACCATTTACGAGCTCCTCTACATCAGAGAGTACAGGGccatcgtgcactgggccttcgCGGGGATCCTGCTGGGCCTGCTCACGCAGCTGCACTACCTGTACGAGCTGGGCGTGGTCGAGACcatcctggagccccaggaggacaTCCTGGATATGAAGCCCCTGGGCCCCTGCAG catgtGCGTGGAGGCGCTGAAGGGCCTCTTCTGGACCACCAACTACTGGGAGGTGTTTGCCTACCTCAAGctgctgaggggctgggagctctTCGGGCGTGCGGAGACCTACACGGAGGGGGTGATCCTGCTGGCCCG GGCCATGGCCCACTGTGACTGCGAGGTCCAGGCCGTCCTGGGGCAGGCGGTCATCTGCCTGAAGAGCTCGGAGGAGCGAGACAACATCGTCGCCATCCTCATCATCACAGAG TTTCTCACCAGCCAAGAGCTCACCCTTTACATGTCCCGGAAAATCATGAACAAGTTCCTGACCCTGGGCCTGCACAACCCCAACCAGCTGGTGCGGGCCCTGAGCCTGACGGGGCTCAGCAGCGTCCTCATGCAGCCCAAGAAG GTGCGGCTGCTCCGGACCCGGATGTTGGGGCTGGTGGAGAGTTTCCAGAAGCCCGAGACCAAGGACCTCCTGGGCCTCATGGAGATCGTGGGCGACACGCTGCACCGCATGGGCCCACAGGGCATCGGCGCCTGCAGCCTCAAGCTTGCGCGGCACCTGCGGCGGCTGTTTGAGAAC gagcaggaggaggtgcgCGGAGGGGCCATCCTGCTCTTCGGGGAAGTCATCTACAGCGGCGGCAGGAAGTACCAGCAGGCGCTCCAGGGCCACGCCTTCCAGTCCCTGGTGCCGCTGCTCTTCCACCTGGCGGAcgcctgcccccaggtggtcatg AAGACCAAGTCCACCTTCCTGCGCTGCGCCATCCTGCTCAAGTGGGAGTTCCGGAAGCAGCTGTTCAGCAAGCTGGCGTGGGGCCGCGGCCTGAGCGCCGAGAGCGACATCTTCATGTGCATG ATGGAGAGCAACTTCAGCAGCTGCCACCAGTTCCTGCTGCAGGCCTCCCCCtacctgcacagcccccaccggAACCTGAAGCTCACGGCCATGAAGTTCATCG GCGGCATCCTGGAGGACTACTTCACCAACCTCTGCTTCTACCTGAAGAAGGGCGAGATGAAACTCTTCCAGACCC AGTTCGAGGTGCTCAAGCAGGAGCAGGACTCCGCCAGCCGCAGGTTCTACCGGCACTTCCTGCAGGAGGTGGTGGAGCTGTCCCGGTACGTGAGCCAGTGA